GACCTCCTGGGTGTCGGGGGCCGAGGTGCTGCCGTCGGTCACGGCGGGGCTCGGCGTGTCGCTGACCCTGATGGGGGCGGCGCTGCTCGTCGCGCTCGCCGTCGGCGCGCTGTTCGCCGCCCCGGTGCTGCTGCGTGGGCGGGCCACGGGTGGCGCGCCGGCGGCGATGCTGACCTCGGTGCCGGAGTTCCTGCTGGCCCTGGCCCTGCTGATCGTCCTCGGGGTGTGGCTGGGGTGGCTGCCCACCTCGGGCTGGGCGAGCCCGGCCCATGTGATGCTGCCCGCGCTCGCCCTGGGCCTCCCCGCGGGCGCGCTGCTCGGCCGGCTCGTCGCCGACGCGCTCCCCGCCGTCCTGGCGGAGCGCTGGGTCGAACTGTGGCGCGGGGCCGGCACCGGCACGGTCCGGATCCGGGCGGCCGCGCTCCGGCGGACGCTGCCCGCGCTCGCCGGGCAGTTCGGCATGGTGGTCGTCGGGCTGACCGGCGGGGCCGTCGCCGTGGAGACCGTCTTCGCCGTGCCGGGCATCGGGCGTACGGCGCTCGGCGCGGCCCGGTCGCAGGACCTGCCGCTGCTCCAGGGCTGTGTCCTCGTGCTCCTCGGACTCGGCCTGCTCGCGGGCGGATCGGCGTCACTGGTACGGCGCGCGCTGCTCGGGCCCGCCCTCCGGGAGGCGGGCCTGAGCCTGCCGCCGCCCCGGCCCCGGCGGATCCCCGTCGCCGTGCCGGTCGCGCTCGCCGCCGTGCTCTCCGGGGTGATCGGCTGGGGGCTGCTGCGCGATCCGTACGCCGTCGACCTCGGCGCGCGCCTCGCCGGGCCGTCTGCCGAACGGCCGCTGGGCGCGGACGCGTTGGGGCGCGACGTGCTGGCCCGCCTCGGACACGGCGCGGCGGCGACGGTCGGCACGGCCGGCGCCGTGACCCTCGCGGCCCTTCTGGTCGCGCTCGTGCTCGGACTCCTCCCGGGGCCCGCGGCGGCGTTCGCGGACGTCGCCAACGCGCTGCCTCCGGTCGTCCTCGGGCTCCTGGTGGCCGCCGTGACCGGGCCCGGCGCGGGAGCGGCGGCGCTCGCCGTGACGCTCGGCGCCTGGCCGCCGCTCGCCTCCCACACGGCGGCGCTCGTCCAGGAGGTGCGGGCCTCCGGGTTCCTCGTCGCACAGCGGGCGCTCGGCGCGGGGCCGTGGTGGGTGTGGACCCGGCACGTCCTGCCGTCGGTGGCCGGTCCGGTCACCCGGCACGCGGTGCTGCGGCTGCCCGGGGTGGCCCTGGCGCTCGCCTCGCTCGGCTTCCTGGGGCTCGGCGCACAGCCGCCGTCGCCCGAGTGGGGGCTGCTCCTGGACGAGTCGGCCGACTACGCCGAGCGGGCGCCGGTGGCCGCGCTCGCCCCGGCCGTGGCCCTCGCCCTGCTCGCCGCGCTCGCCGTCTCCCTGTCGCAGGGCTTCCCGGGGCTCCGGGCCGCCCGCACCCGTACACGTACCGCGCGAAAGGTCTCGTCCGTTGCCGCTCCCTCCGTCTGAACCCCTGCTCGCCGTCGAGGGACTGCGCGTGTCCTTCGCGGGCGCCGAGGCCGTACGCGGGGTCTCCTTCGACGTCCACCCGGGCGAGGTCCTGGCGCTGGTCGGCGAGTCCGGCGCGGGCAAGTCCCTGACGGGCCGGGCGCTCCTCGGCCTCGCGCCGCGCGGGGCCGCCGTCTCCGGCCGCGTGCTGCTGCGCGGCGCCCCGGTCACTTCGGCCGACCTGGGGCGGCGGCTCGCGTGGATCCCGCAGGACGCGACGGCGTCCCTCTCCCCCGTCCACCGGGTCGACGCCCAACTGGCCTTCGCGGCACGGACTTCGACGGGGAGGCGGCGCGGCGCGGCCCTGG
The DNA window shown above is from Streptomyces vietnamensis and carries:
- a CDS encoding ABC transporter permease subunit, which gives rise to MKGVRTVKAVAVRAGALLGVLALVGLLPLLSGEDPALRVLRARSAEQEPTAEALAAIRADLGLGSGPWALLGDWAGGLPRGDLGTSWVSGAEVLPSVTAGLGVSLTLMGAALLVALAVGALFAAPVLLRGRATGGAPAAMLTSVPEFLLALALLIVLGVWLGWLPTSGWASPAHVMLPALALGLPAGALLGRLVADALPAVLAERWVELWRGAGTGTVRIRAAALRRTLPALAGQFGMVVVGLTGGAVAVETVFAVPGIGRTALGAARSQDLPLLQGCVLVLLGLGLLAGGSASLVRRALLGPALREAGLSLPPPRPRRIPVAVPVALAAVLSGVIGWGLLRDPYAVDLGARLAGPSAERPLGADALGRDVLARLGHGAAATVGTAGAVTLAALLVALVLGLLPGPAAAFADVANALPPVVLGLLVAAVTGPGAGAAALAVTLGAWPPLASHTAALVQEVRASGFLVAQRALGAGPWWVWTRHVLPSVAGPVTRHAVLRLPGVALALASLGFLGLGAQPPSPEWGLLLDESADYAERAPVAALAPAVALALLAALAVSLSQGFPGLRAARTRTRTARKVSSVAAPSV